Part of the Triticum aestivum cultivar Chinese Spring chromosome 4D, IWGSC CS RefSeq v2.1, whole genome shotgun sequence genome is shown below.
GCTCCATCCATCTTCCCCTGCCACGCCCTGCGAAGCAATGGAGGATAGGAGCCATGAGAGGAAAGGGCATGCAAAAGGCACAGAAAGATGGTACGTGAGACCGAGCTTACCACGGCCTGGAGGAGGGCGATACTCATCTGGTTCGCCATTGTAGTATTCACTCTGCTCCATTCTTCTTCCCCTGCCACGCCCTGCGAAACCATGAGGAACATAAGCCATGTGAGATAGAGGCATGCAAAAATGGAAAACAGAAACGATGATACATCAGACTGAGCTTACCACGGCCTGGAGGGGGGTGATACTCATCTGGTTCGCCATCAAAGTATCCACCCTGCTCTTCATAGTAGCCGCCCCTGCCACCATAACCGTAATCATAGCCATAGCCACCACGTCGACCACCTCCATAGTAGCCACGGGCTCTTCCCCTTCCTCTTAGCCGGCCTCTCCCTCTGCCTCTACCATTGTAGTAATAGTCTCCATCCTCCTCCCATTCTTCACCCCAGTCATAAGGAGGGGGTCCATTGCTAATAGCTGTACATGTTTATGATCACAGAATTAACATAGTTTTCCATATGATTTGTTGCTAGAAACTAACTCATGTACTCTGGACAAACTTATAAATTGTAGATTGAAAATTAAGTCCAGAAAATGGAGCCAATTGAAGTACTGTGAACTTAGAATGcaagaaaactactccctccgttcctaaatatttgtctttctagagatttcgacaagtgactacatacagagcaaaatgagtgaatctacgagAGCGGATTTTCAGCGGATGAGCACCTTGGGTGTCGGTATCTGGACCATTCATATCTGCCTCGTGATGTGCCGCTGGGAAATTGTCTCGGCAGAA
Proteins encoded:
- the LOC123096410 gene encoding pH-response regulator protein palI/RIM9 isoform X5; this encodes MAHLLQPPAHRIGLYYCEFCRDNFPAAHHEADMNGPDTDTQAISNGPPPYDWGEEWEEDGDYYYNGRGRGRGRLRGRGRARGYYGGGRRGGYGYDYGYGGRGGYYEEQGGYFDGEPDEYHPPPGRGRGRGRRMEQSEYYNGEPDEYRPPPGRGKLGLTYHLSVPFACPFLSWLLSSIASQGVAGEDGWSRMNTSTNLMNTPLQAVVVAWEEGEAHGAPEAAGVVRC